The Lycium ferocissimum isolate CSIRO_LF1 chromosome 1, AGI_CSIRO_Lferr_CH_V1, whole genome shotgun sequence genome includes a region encoding these proteins:
- the LOC132056713 gene encoding pentatricopeptide repeat-containing protein At5g43790 — MKSLSPKSSHPIFKLIEQCKNIATLKQVHAQMITTGLILHTYPLSRILISSSTIASTISYALSIFNQVTNPTIFLFNTLISSSLAWKEVDQTHFALALYTRILTQTTLIPNSYTYPSLFKACSSQPWLQHGRALHTHVLKFLEPPYDRFVQASLLNFYSKYGELGVSRFLFDQITKPDLASWNSILTAYAHNTSVQYEASPDNAYDSTNLSLEVLLLFSQMQKSLTCPNEVTLVALISACADLGALSQGIWAHSYVLRNGLKLNRFVGTALIAVYANCGRLGFARQVFDRLLERDTYCYNAMIRGLAVHGLGLEALDLFKKMVDLEGLVPDDVTMLVILCACSNVGLVDQGCKIFESMKEDYGIESKLEHYGALVDLFGRAGRVKEAQEIVQTIPMKPNAVLWRSLLGAARVHGNLEVGESALKQLIQLEPETSGNYVLLSNMYASLNRWDDVKNVRKLMKDLGIDKAPGNSIVDIDGVMHEFLIGDKTHPEAKWIYVKLDEMHRRLQEHGHKSGTREVLFDIEEEEKEDALSYHSERLAIAYALIASDSDAPIRIIKNLRVCNDCHTATKLISMIYERVIIVRDRSRFHHFRNGTCSCLDYW; from the coding sequence ATGAAATCATTGAGCCCAAAATCTTCCCACCCAATTTTCAAACTCATAGAACAATGCAAAAACATAGCCACCCTCAAGCAAGTCCATGCTCAAATGATCACAACTGGGCTTATTCTCCACACTTACCCTCTCAGTCGCATTCTCATTTCATCCTCCACCATAGCTTCCACCATTTCCTATGCTTTAAGCATCTTCAACCAAGTAACAAATCCAACAATCTTCCTTTTCAACACCCTCATCTCATCGTCACTTGCTTGGAAAGAAGTTGATCAAACTCACTTTGCCTTAGCTCTTTACACTCGTATTCTCACGCAAACTACTCTCATACCGAACAGTTACACCTACCCTTCTCTTTTTAAGGCTTGTAGTTCTCAACCATGGCTTCAACATGGCCGAGCCTTGCACACCCATGTCTTGAAATTCCTCGAACCACCTTATGATCGTTTTGTTCAAGCCTCATTGCTTAATTTCTACTCCAAGTACGGGGAATTGGGTGTTTCAAGATTCCTCTTTGATCAAATTACTAAACCAGATTTAGCTTCTTGGAACTCCATACTTACAGCTTATGCCCATAACACTTCTGTTCAGTATGAAGCCAGTCCTGATAATGCTTATGATAGCACTAATTTGTCGTTAGAGGTTTTGCTTTTGTTTAGTCAAATGCAGAAATCTTTGACTTGTCCCAATGAAGTTACTTTGGTGGCATTGATTAGTGCTTGTGCTGATTTAGGTGCACTTAGTCAAGGAATATGGGCTCATTCTTATGTGCTTAGGAATGGTCTTAAGCTCAATCGGTTTGTTGGCACAGCATTAATTGCCGTGTATGCAAATTGTGGGCGTCTTGGTTTTGCTCGGCAGGTATTCGATCGATTGCTCGAACGAGACACTTATTGTTATAATGCCATGATTAGAGGACTTGCAGTTCATGGCCTTGGTCTGGAAGCCCTTGACCTTTTCAAGAAAATGGTGGATTTAGAAGGTTTGGTTCCTGACGATGTAACAATGCTAGTTATTTTGTGTGCTTGCTCTAATGTGGGGTTGGTGGATCAAGGCTGCAAAATTTTTGAGTCTATGAAGGAGGATTACGGCATTGAATCTAAGCTTGAGCACTATGGGGCCTTAGTGGACCTATTCGGTCGAGCAGGCCGAGTAAAGGAGGCTCAGGAAATAGTTCAGACCATTCCTATGAAGCCAAATGCGGTTCTTTGGAGGTCCTTACTTGGAGCTGCTAGAGTTCATGGTAACTTAGAGGTAGGTGAATCAGCTCTGAAACAATTGATACAGCTAGAGCCAGAGACCAGTGGGAACTACGTGTTACTATCGAATATGTACGCTAGCTTGAACAGGTGGGATGATGTGAAAAATGTAAGGAAGTTGATGAAAGATCTGGGGATCGACAAAGCTCCTGGTAATAGCATTGTCGATATCGATGGTGTCATGCACGAGTTCCTTATTGGCGATAAGACTCATCCAGAAGCCAAATGGATATATGTGAAATTAGATGAGATGCATAGAAGGTTGCAAGAACACGGTCATAAGTCGGGAACAAGAGAAGTTTTGTTTGACATTGAAGAGGAAGAGAAGGAAGATGCCCTTTCATACCATAGTGAGAGGTTAGCCATTGCTTATGCTCTTATTGCTTCTGATTCTGATGCCCCTATTAGAATTATAAAGAACTTAAGGGTTTGCAATGACTGCCATACAGCTACTAAGCTTATTTCGATGATTTATGAGAGGGTAATTATAgtaagagatagatctaggttTCATCACTTTAGAAATGGAACTTGTTCTTGTTTGGATTATTGGTAG